One part of the Polyangiaceae bacterium genome encodes these proteins:
- a CDS encoding P-II family nitrogen regulator: protein MKKVEAIIKPFKLDEVKDALSEVGIQGMTVTEVKGFGRTGGKKEVYRGSAYVVDFVPKVKVEIVIPDALTHQVIDAIEKAAKTGRIGDGKIFVSPIDDAVRIRTGERGDEAI, encoded by the coding sequence ATGAAAAAGGTCGAAGCGATCATCAAGCCGTTCAAGCTGGACGAAGTCAAAGACGCGCTCAGCGAAGTCGGCATCCAGGGTATGACCGTCACCGAAGTCAAAGGCTTCGGGCGCACTGGCGGCAAGAAGGAAGTCTACCGGGGCTCTGCTTACGTCGTGGACTTCGTTCCTAAGGTGAAGGTGGAGATTGTCATTCCCGACGCTCTCACTCACCAGGTCATCGACGCCATCGAAAAGGCAGCAAAGACCGGTCGCATTGGTGACGGCAAGATTTTCGTCAGCCCGATCGATGATGCCGTGCGCATTCGCACCGGCGAGCGCGGCGACGAAGCGATCTGA
- a CDS encoding ATP-dependent 6-phosphofructokinase, producing the protein MIRKIAINTGGGDAPGLNAVIRAVVISALWRGWEVWGIRHGYRGLIEDDPDGLVRLDRRSVRGITHLGGTILGSTNRGDPFSYPVSVNGKLEARDVSDRLVERFNNLGFDALIAIGGDGSLRLAHRLLGQGLPRVIGVPKTIDNDLAGTDVTFGFQTAVNTATDALDKLHSTAQAHERVMVVELMGRYAGWIALYAGLAGSADVILIPEIEFDIERVCEKIMRREARGRHFSIVVVAEGARPRGGEMRFKAAKGEFSEHAQLGGIAEQVAEQIGLRTGKETRSLVLGHLQRGGSPVTQDRILSLRLGTAATKYLAETDRSGMVSIRRGEIELTPLEEVSGKIRTVSMDSDTLRTGRDLGICFGDEPVGTFVDGTLPPPPARRFG; encoded by the coding sequence ATGATTCGGAAGATCGCCATCAACACCGGCGGGGGAGACGCGCCTGGACTCAACGCTGTCATCCGCGCCGTCGTGATCAGCGCCTTGTGGAGAGGTTGGGAGGTGTGGGGAATTCGTCACGGCTATCGTGGCCTGATTGAGGACGACCCGGACGGCCTGGTGCGACTCGATCGCCGATCGGTGCGAGGCATCACACACCTCGGCGGGACCATCCTAGGCAGCACGAATCGCGGTGACCCGTTTTCCTACCCAGTGTCGGTCAATGGCAAGCTCGAGGCGAGGGACGTCTCAGACAGGCTGGTCGAGCGTTTCAACAACCTCGGCTTCGATGCTCTGATCGCAATTGGCGGAGACGGCTCCTTGCGCCTGGCGCATCGCTTGCTTGGCCAAGGCTTACCCCGCGTTATCGGGGTGCCAAAGACGATCGACAATGACCTCGCCGGGACGGACGTCACCTTCGGCTTTCAGACGGCGGTGAACACCGCGACGGATGCCCTCGACAAGCTGCACTCGACGGCTCAGGCCCATGAGCGAGTGATGGTGGTCGAACTCATGGGGCGCTACGCGGGATGGATCGCGCTCTACGCTGGGCTCGCTGGCAGTGCTGACGTCATCTTGATCCCAGAGATCGAGTTCGACATCGAACGGGTCTGCGAGAAGATCATGCGTCGGGAGGCGCGGGGGCGTCACTTCTCAATCGTCGTCGTCGCCGAAGGGGCTCGTCCCAGGGGGGGAGAGATGCGCTTCAAGGCGGCGAAAGGGGAGTTCTCTGAACACGCGCAGCTCGGAGGCATCGCGGAACAGGTTGCTGAACAAATTGGCCTGCGCACTGGCAAAGAGACCCGCAGCTTGGTGCTCGGTCACCTGCAGCGCGGCGGCAGCCCGGTGACCCAAGACCGCATCCTCAGTTTGCGCTTGGGCACGGCAGCGACGAAGTACCTTGCGGAAACGGACCGTAGCGGCATGGTGAGCATCCGCCGTGGAGAGATCGAGTTGACTCCCCTGGAAGAGGTGTCTGGCAAGATTCGCACCGTGAGCATGGACTCCGACACGCTACGCACCGGACGTGATCTGGGGATCTGCTTCGGGGACGAACCGGTGGGGACTTTCGTGGACGGAACGCTGCCCCCGCCGCCGGCGCGCCGCTTCGGTTGA
- a CDS encoding polysaccharide deacetylase family protein: MRGRKLRYLGFVSVLLCSCVVACAASNDASPQGNGGSGASSGSGPGGGANGGTSGASGSGGSGGSGGSVENPPVECSGSETDAGGFTFIELAKWKDNAKAAYSMIHDDACGPGLRGIDQLAVPALNARGLKAGIAPFVQACEEGQLWDLVKQIEAAGHEIVNHSYTHPEISVANAPTEVVGAKAEFEKYTQNPVTFYIFPFDYFTPETISAVGNAGHIGARAGNRDDNDGFDNPPINSADPGKDLEVEFDVWPRTYSKYALFKAEDILSVHVWNAIERGGWALREFHSVSQEDAPPTDGSQGFGPVPLKTYEAHLDFLVDAYRAGEVWTATPSTVVRYRHARSACKASLSGNTLTYDATASDCQQFATPVSAIVKTGNDVASLQALQGGTAIETRKLGPGTFSVTADPTLGDVELAGCAVDGPTVSSQSIPTKPEPAASVCDLQQVIGSGSPGNMDDLERDSTEFQVLPNPSQGDGRDGTWSWYPQNVDVQLYADGTNHVLRYAGSNLGAWTGVTLAFLGGNGAGACYDGSAYQGLRFKIKGSVNTSDELNGKAIVSLVTAETQTRVYGGDLNGEGGHFNKQIAVTSAWQTVEIRWSDFDKPTWGPTTALSAVAVKKLQAIDWGISDKATAFELFIDDVELF, translated from the coding sequence ATGCGTGGACGGAAGCTCCGATACCTAGGCTTTGTTAGCGTTCTGCTGTGCTCTTGCGTCGTGGCGTGCGCCGCGAGCAACGACGCGTCACCGCAAGGAAACGGCGGCAGCGGCGCGAGCTCAGGCTCTGGCCCAGGCGGTGGCGCGAACGGTGGCACCAGTGGGGCGAGCGGGAGCGGCGGGAGCGGCGGCTCCGGAGGAAGCGTGGAGAACCCGCCAGTTGAGTGTAGCGGCAGCGAGACCGACGCTGGGGGCTTCACCTTCATCGAGCTGGCGAAGTGGAAAGACAACGCGAAGGCGGCGTATTCGATGATTCACGACGATGCTTGCGGTCCCGGATTGCGCGGCATCGATCAACTCGCGGTACCCGCGCTGAACGCTCGCGGCTTGAAGGCCGGCATCGCGCCCTTCGTTCAAGCCTGCGAAGAAGGCCAGCTCTGGGACCTAGTCAAGCAAATCGAAGCCGCTGGTCACGAGATCGTCAACCACTCGTACACCCATCCGGAGATCTCGGTCGCGAACGCGCCCACCGAGGTGGTAGGCGCCAAGGCTGAGTTCGAGAAGTACACACAGAACCCCGTCACGTTCTACATCTTCCCCTTTGACTATTTCACCCCGGAAACGATATCGGCAGTTGGCAACGCAGGACACATCGGCGCGCGCGCGGGCAACCGCGATGACAACGATGGCTTCGACAACCCACCGATCAACAGCGCCGATCCAGGAAAGGACCTGGAGGTGGAGTTCGATGTCTGGCCGCGCACCTACTCCAAGTATGCCCTCTTCAAGGCGGAGGACATCCTCTCCGTCCATGTGTGGAACGCCATCGAGCGCGGCGGCTGGGCGCTACGCGAGTTCCACAGTGTGTCTCAAGAGGACGCGCCACCGACGGACGGCTCACAAGGCTTCGGCCCCGTCCCGCTGAAGACCTATGAAGCCCACCTCGACTTCCTGGTCGATGCCTACCGAGCGGGTGAAGTGTGGACCGCGACCCCCTCAACGGTCGTGCGCTATCGACACGCCCGCAGCGCTTGCAAGGCGAGCCTCAGCGGCAACACTTTGACCTACGACGCAACGGCCAGCGACTGCCAGCAGTTCGCCACGCCCGTGAGCGCGATCGTCAAGACAGGCAACGACGTTGCGAGCCTGCAAGCGCTGCAAGGCGGAACTGCCATCGAAACCCGCAAGCTCGGCCCCGGTACGTTCAGCGTGACCGCCGACCCAACGCTTGGAGACGTCGAGCTCGCGGGATGTGCCGTGGACGGACCGACGGTCTCCAGCCAGAGCATCCCCACGAAGCCCGAGCCGGCAGCCAGTGTGTGCGACCTGCAGCAGGTCATCGGGAGTGGTTCCCCGGGGAACATGGACGACCTGGAAAGGGACTCGACGGAGTTCCAGGTGCTGCCGAACCCATCACAGGGCGACGGCCGGGACGGCACCTGGTCTTGGTACCCACAGAACGTCGATGTCCAGCTCTACGCTGACGGGACGAACCACGTCCTGCGCTATGCGGGGAGCAACTTGGGGGCGTGGACCGGGGTCACCCTCGCGTTTCTCGGAGGTAACGGTGCAGGCGCTTGCTACGACGGGAGCGCCTACCAGGGCCTGCGCTTCAAGATCAAAGGCAGCGTCAACACCAGCGATGAGCTGAATGGCAAAGCGATCGTCAGTCTGGTCACCGCCGAAACCCAAACTCGAGTCTATGGCGGTGATCTGAACGGCGAAGGCGGCCATTTCAACAAGCAGATCGCGGTGACCTCAGCTTGGCAGACCGTCGAAATCCGCTGGAGCGACTTTGACAAGCCGACGTGGGGCCCCACCACAGCCTTGAGCGCAGTCGCCGTGAAGAAGCTGCAAGCCATTGACTGGGGCATCAGCGACAAGGCAACCGCTTTCGAGCTGTTCATCGACGACGTCGAGCTGTTCTGA
- a CDS encoding mechanosensitive ion channel family protein, producing the protein MRWRYPRDMEGMVAGLASKLIDWSARIVGVLIALLIALLIARWLQRAVERVMEKRGVDTTLRGFVGALVRYTVLTTAIVSCLGVFGIQTTSIAAVLGSAGLALGLAFQGTLSNFAAGVMLLMFRPFKVDDVILVSGTTGKVTRIDLFTTDLVTGDNRKIIVPNKNVFGNTIENLTALDTRRVDVEVGVDYGGDIDVTRETLETAAREVALVLDEPAPHAVLTGLGASSVDWSLRCWCKTADYWSVREALIRAAKQALDAKQLGIPFPQVDVHLDEPALNALTKKQTPS; encoded by the coding sequence ATGCGTTGGCGTTACCCAAGAGACATGGAAGGGATGGTCGCCGGACTGGCAAGCAAGTTGATAGATTGGTCAGCACGCATCGTCGGCGTGTTGATCGCGCTACTCATCGCGCTGCTGATTGCGCGCTGGTTGCAACGCGCGGTCGAGCGCGTGATGGAGAAACGTGGCGTAGACACGACGCTGCGTGGGTTCGTTGGCGCGCTGGTACGTTACACGGTACTCACAACAGCTATTGTCAGCTGCCTCGGTGTGTTCGGCATCCAAACCACGAGCATCGCTGCTGTCCTTGGTTCCGCGGGGCTCGCGCTCGGCCTGGCGTTTCAAGGTACGCTCAGCAACTTCGCCGCAGGGGTGATGTTGCTGATGTTCAGACCCTTCAAGGTAGACGACGTGATTCTAGTCAGCGGCACCACGGGCAAGGTGACGCGCATCGACTTGTTTACTACCGACCTCGTCACCGGCGACAACCGCAAGATCATCGTCCCGAACAAGAACGTCTTCGGGAACACCATCGAGAACCTAACGGCGCTTGATACCCGACGGGTGGACGTCGAGGTCGGAGTGGACTACGGCGGCGACATCGACGTCACGAGGGAGACGCTCGAGACAGCTGCACGCGAGGTGGCACTCGTGCTCGATGAGCCAGCTCCTCACGCCGTGCTGACCGGACTCGGCGCGTCGAGCGTGGACTGGTCGTTGCGCTGCTGGTGCAAGACGGCAGACTACTGGTCGGTGCGCGAGGCCTTGATCCGCGCGGCAAAGCAAGCGCTCGACGCGAAGCAACTCGGCATCCCCTTCCCCCAGGTCGACGTTCACCTGGACGAGCCCGCTCTCAATGCGCTGACAAAGAAGCAAACGCCGAGCTGA
- a CDS encoding diiron oxygenase, producing the protein MIETEMLKFNYDYATCVKNSERSAWRVDDVMPADTRIDFSRPFLPDALVPNSSLTFLSSQDALMLNQISGNAYLNLFAFVEEYILVTVVQHAQAEMFGDRDAIRALVRFADEEVKHQRLFERYRAAFDRDFPSPAEVLESAAEVAQVILSKSPIAVMMITLHIELMTQHHYTECVKDNREMDPLFASILKHHWLEEAQHAKIDALELAKLVALANPKAIAQAFDDYLDILTAFDGLLAQQAEMDVRSLGRATGRAKSADQSGFSGEETERIVQSQLQGYRRTFVWYGMTSPMFVGALKDMSPEGAARVEARVAHFA; encoded by the coding sequence GTGATCGAGACAGAGATGCTCAAGTTCAACTACGACTACGCGACCTGCGTGAAGAACTCGGAACGCTCCGCCTGGCGCGTGGATGACGTGATGCCAGCCGACACGCGGATCGACTTCTCGCGACCCTTCTTACCTGACGCCCTGGTGCCGAACTCGAGCCTGACGTTTCTCTCCAGCCAGGACGCGCTGATGTTGAACCAGATCTCAGGCAACGCGTACCTGAACCTCTTCGCGTTCGTGGAAGAGTACATCTTGGTAACCGTCGTCCAGCACGCGCAGGCCGAGATGTTCGGGGACCGCGACGCGATTCGGGCTCTGGTGCGCTTTGCTGATGAAGAGGTCAAGCACCAACGCCTCTTCGAGCGTTACCGCGCGGCATTTGACCGTGACTTCCCGTCGCCAGCGGAAGTGCTTGAGTCTGCCGCTGAGGTCGCCCAAGTCATCCTCAGCAAGTCGCCGATCGCGGTGATGATGATCACGCTTCATATCGAGCTGATGACACAACATCACTACACCGAGTGCGTGAAGGACAATCGGGAGATGGATCCACTCTTCGCCAGCATCCTCAAGCACCACTGGCTCGAAGAAGCGCAGCACGCGAAGATCGACGCGCTCGAACTAGCGAAGCTCGTCGCGCTGGCGAACCCCAAGGCGATAGCTCAAGCCTTCGATGACTACCTAGACATCCTGACCGCGTTCGACGGCTTGCTTGCTCAGCAGGCTGAGATGGACGTGCGCAGTCTTGGTCGAGCGACTGGCCGTGCAAAATCGGCTGATCAAAGCGGCTTTAGTGGCGAAGAAACCGAGCGTATCGTGCAAAGCCAGCTACAAGGCTATCGGCGCACGTTCGTTTGGTACGGCATGACGAGTCCCATGTTCGTGGGAGCTCTCAAGGACATGAGTCCCGAGGGCGCAGCCCGTGTCGAGGCAAGAGTCGCCCACTTCGCATGA
- a CDS encoding putative metal-binding motif-containing protein: MRFPAFSLGLVVPVALTLAAGCSDASGGSGVTGGSGANGGSSNGSGASGGSDSSGGSLGIGNNGGGGNDSGGGGGVLQGEPPCNPADVNADGDGDGWTTAQGDCNDCTAEMNPGAYDYPGNNVDDDCDGTKDNEPLNCDSGQLAINSTYPGDALTAVDLCRAQNGDSWGVVAVEYLKADQSPGMNELSHGLLPKFGAATPRAGNTFLALSSGTARDSNQQGFRSPAGDLLGVDMGTTSGTPGGFPVASPSCPQAPNPSQVANDPAALRLRIRVPTNANAIRFDFMFYTYEFPAWICSEYNDFFVALMDPAPEGAISGNVSFDNQGNPVSVNNGYLEVCKAQTAGGKNFDCPQGTGLLQGTGYEPGASTGWLQTIAPVTPGTEVTLMFAIWDAGDHVLNSTAIIDNITFDVTDSSVPVTEPPPK; this comes from the coding sequence ATGCGATTCCCTGCTTTCTCTCTTGGTTTGGTCGTCCCTGTAGCGCTCACCCTCGCCGCTGGCTGCTCCGATGCTTCGGGTGGCTCCGGCGTCACCGGCGGTAGTGGAGCGAACGGTGGCTCCAGTAATGGGTCCGGCGCGAGCGGTGGCTCCGACAGCAGCGGCGGTTCCCTCGGGATCGGCAACAATGGTGGTGGCGGCAACGACAGCGGCGGCGGCGGCGGTGTGCTGCAGGGCGAGCCGCCCTGCAATCCCGCCGACGTCAACGCCGACGGCGACGGCGACGGCTGGACGACCGCGCAGGGCGACTGCAACGACTGCACCGCGGAAATGAACCCCGGCGCATACGACTACCCGGGAAATAACGTCGACGACGACTGCGATGGTACGAAGGACAACGAACCGCTGAACTGCGACTCGGGTCAGCTCGCGATCAACTCCACCTATCCGGGAGACGCGCTGACGGCGGTCGACCTGTGCCGCGCGCAGAACGGCGACTCTTGGGGTGTGGTCGCCGTCGAGTACCTGAAGGCCGATCAAAGCCCGGGCATGAACGAGCTAAGCCACGGCTTGCTTCCCAAGTTCGGCGCAGCGACGCCGCGAGCCGGAAACACCTTCCTGGCGCTGTCATCGGGCACCGCACGAGATAGCAATCAGCAAGGCTTTAGGAGCCCCGCGGGCGATCTGCTCGGCGTCGATATGGGGACAACCTCCGGCACCCCGGGAGGTTTCCCCGTGGCGTCGCCTTCCTGCCCGCAGGCTCCCAACCCGAGCCAGGTCGCGAATGATCCTGCCGCGCTGCGCCTGCGTATCCGAGTACCCACGAACGCGAACGCAATCCGCTTCGACTTCATGTTCTACACCTATGAGTTCCCGGCGTGGATCTGCTCGGAGTACAACGACTTCTTCGTTGCGCTGATGGATCCGGCTCCTGAGGGCGCGATCAGCGGCAACGTGAGCTTCGACAACCAGGGCAACCCCGTCAGCGTCAACAACGGCTACCTCGAGGTCTGCAAGGCGCAAACCGCCGGCGGAAAGAACTTCGATTGCCCCCAAGGCACGGGCCTGCTCCAGGGCACCGGCTACGAGCCGGGCGCATCGACGGGCTGGCTACAGACCATCGCTCCCGTCACACCTGGGACAGAAGTGACCTTGATGTTCGCCATCTGGGATGCGGGCGATCACGTCCTCAACTCGACGGCGATCATCGACAACATCACCTTCGACGTGACGGATTCCTCGGTGCCGGTCACCGAGCCCCCGCCGAAGTGA
- a CDS encoding methionine adenosyltransferase, giving the protein MSSYLFTSESVSEGHPDKICDAVSDGVLDAALAQDPRSRVACETFIKTGFVVIGGEITTEAFINFAEVARNTIKEIGYTSSEMGFDYATCGVLVAIEPQSPDISQGVSEGEGMFTEQGAGDQGLMFGFACDETPELMPAPIMYSHALTKRLAAVRKSNKVDFLRPDSKSQVTVEYVDGKPKRIDAVVISTQHSESVQYDTLRDAVMDLVVKKTLPKNMLDSRTKYFINPTGRFVIGGPCGDAGLTGRKIIVDTYGGAGRHGGGAFSGKDPSKVDRSACYYARYVAKNIVAAGLATRAEVQVAYAIGVAQPVSVRVDTFGTAKIPEEKIEAYVRENFDMTPRGIITQLDLLKPIYSATAAYGHFGRKEFSWEKTNRAKELRALLSDKGAKVAVPAKKAAKANGAAASKKANGAAKKAAPAKNGAAKNGAAKKAAPKTTKATPKAKPAKKAGRKGARA; this is encoded by the coding sequence ATGTCCAGTTACCTGTTTACCTCTGAATCCGTTTCCGAAGGTCATCCCGACAAGATCTGTGACGCCGTCAGCGACGGCGTGCTCGACGCAGCGCTCGCACAAGACCCGCGGAGCCGCGTCGCCTGCGAGACCTTCATCAAGACCGGGTTCGTGGTGATCGGTGGTGAGATCACCACGGAAGCGTTCATCAACTTCGCCGAGGTCGCGCGCAACACGATCAAGGAGATCGGCTACACCTCGAGCGAGATGGGTTTCGACTACGCCACGTGCGGCGTGCTGGTCGCCATCGAGCCGCAGTCGCCCGACATCTCCCAGGGGGTGAGCGAAGGCGAGGGCATGTTCACCGAGCAAGGCGCCGGTGACCAGGGCCTGATGTTCGGCTTCGCGTGCGACGAGACGCCTGAGCTGATGCCAGCGCCGATCATGTACTCCCACGCACTGACCAAGCGCCTGGCGGCCGTGCGCAAGAGCAACAAGGTCGACTTCCTGCGTCCGGACAGCAAGAGCCAGGTCACCGTCGAGTACGTCGACGGCAAGCCGAAGCGCATCGACGCCGTGGTTATTTCCACGCAGCATTCCGAGTCGGTTCAGTACGACACCCTGCGCGACGCGGTCATGGACTTGGTCGTCAAGAAGACGCTGCCCAAGAACATGTTGGACAGCCGCACCAAGTACTTCATCAACCCCACCGGTCGCTTCGTCATCGGCGGCCCCTGCGGCGACGCCGGCCTGACCGGTCGCAAGATCATCGTGGACACCTACGGTGGCGCTGGCCGTCACGGCGGCGGCGCGTTCAGCGGCAAGGACCCGTCCAAGGTGGACCGCTCCGCTTGCTACTACGCCCGCTACGTCGCGAAGAACATCGTCGCAGCAGGTCTCGCCACCCGCGCCGAGGTTCAGGTTGCCTACGCCATCGGCGTGGCTCAGCCCGTCAGCGTCCGCGTCGACACCTTCGGCACCGCGAAGATCCCCGAGGAGAAGATCGAAGCCTACGTTCGCGAGAACTTCGACATGACTCCTCGCGGAATCATCACCCAGCTCGACCTGCTGAAGCCGATCTACAGCGCGACGGCAGCCTACGGTCACTTCGGCCGCAAGGAGTTCAGCTGGGAGAAGACCAACCGCGCGAAGGAGCTGCGCGCGCTGCTCAGCGACAAGGGCGCGAAGGTCGCTGTGCCCGCAAAGAAGGCTGCAAAGGCCAACGGGGCAGCAGCCTCGAAGAAGGCCAACGGCGCCGCAAAGAAGGCAGCGCCCGCAAAGAACGGAGCCGCAAAGAACGGAGCCGCAAAGAAGGCAGCCCCCAAGACCACCAAGGCCACTCCGAAGGCCAAGCCCGCAAAGAAGGCGGGCCGTAAGGGCGCCCGCGCCTGA
- the glnA gene encoding type I glutamate--ammonia ligase → MTPKEAIEFGKKNGAVMVDLKFIDLPGKWNHTSIPMHQLNEGVFEDGAGFDGSSIRGFQPINQSDMLLLPDPKTALMDPFTKHPTLSLICDIQDTLTRQNYSRDPRHVAKKAVAYLKSTGIADTAFFGPEAEFFIFDDVRYSTAPNNTFYKVDSVEAAWNTGRDEGPNLGHKVTYKGGYFPVSPNDTQMDLRTEICLTLAAVGIDVEVSHHEVATAGQGEIDMRFDDLLTMADKLMWFKHVVKNCAYRAGKTATFMPKPITGDNGNGMHIHQSLWKDGTPLFAGDEYAGLSELALYYVGGILKHSRALAGISNATTNSYKRLVPGFEAPVNLAYSSRNRSAAIRISTYSSSPKARRIECRYPDPTANPYLTFAAMMMAGLDGIKNKIHPGNPLDKDLYSLSPEELKEVPSMPYGLDQALDALEADHEFLLQGDVFTKDLIEMWIGYKRENELDVIRKAVHPLEYAMYYDI, encoded by the coding sequence ATGACACCGAAAGAAGCGATCGAGTTTGGCAAGAAGAACGGCGCCGTCATGGTGGACCTCAAGTTCATCGACTTGCCCGGCAAGTGGAACCACACCAGCATCCCGATGCACCAGCTCAACGAGGGCGTGTTCGAGGATGGCGCTGGCTTCGACGGCTCGTCGATCCGCGGCTTCCAGCCGATCAACCAGAGCGACATGCTGCTGCTCCCGGATCCCAAGACGGCGCTCATGGATCCCTTCACCAAGCACCCCACGCTTTCTCTGATCTGCGACATCCAGGACACGCTGACCCGTCAGAACTACAGCCGTGACCCGCGCCACGTCGCGAAGAAGGCGGTTGCCTACCTCAAGTCGACCGGCATCGCTGACACCGCTTTCTTTGGCCCTGAAGCTGAGTTCTTCATCTTCGACGACGTGCGCTACAGCACCGCGCCGAACAACACCTTCTACAAGGTGGACAGCGTCGAGGCTGCTTGGAACACCGGCCGTGACGAGGGGCCGAACCTTGGCCACAAGGTCACCTACAAGGGTGGTTACTTCCCGGTTTCCCCCAACGACACCCAGATGGATCTCCGCACGGAAATCTGTCTGACCCTCGCGGCGGTCGGCATCGATGTCGAGGTCAGCCACCACGAGGTCGCCACCGCCGGTCAGGGCGAGATCGACATGCGCTTCGACGACCTACTGACGATGGCCGACAAGCTCATGTGGTTCAAGCACGTGGTGAAGAACTGCGCCTACCGCGCGGGCAAGACGGCGACCTTCATGCCGAAGCCCATCACCGGTGACAACGGCAACGGCATGCACATCCACCAGAGCCTCTGGAAGGATGGCACCCCGCTGTTTGCTGGTGACGAATATGCCGGCCTCAGCGAGCTCGCCCTCTACTACGTCGGCGGCATCCTCAAGCATTCCCGCGCCCTCGCTGGCATCTCGAACGCCACTACCAACAGCTACAAGCGTTTGGTGCCCGGCTTCGAGGCTCCCGTGAACCTGGCGTACTCGAGCCGTAACCGCTCCGCGGCTATCCGCATCTCGACCTACTCCAGCTCGCCCAAGGCGCGCCGCATCGAGTGCCGTTACCCAGACCCCACGGCGAACCCCTACCTCACCTTCGCCGCGATGATGATGGCCGGCCTCGACGGCATCAAGAACAAGATCCATCCCGGCAATCCCCTCGACAAGGACCTGTACTCCCTGAGCCCCGAGGAGCTGAAGGAAGTGCCGAGCATGCCGTACGGCCTCGACCAAGCCCTCGACGCGCTCGAGGCGGACCACGAGTTCTTGCTCCAAGGCGACGTGTTCACCAAGGACCTGATCGAGATGTGGATCGGCTACAAGCGCGAGAACGAGCTCGACGTGATTCGCAAGGCGGTTCACCCCCTCGAGTACGCGATGTACTACGACATCTGA
- a CDS encoding HupE/UreJ family protein has protein sequence MCFCARSVLTLLGALCLSVLVFTPAAHAHPNALSRVDVYLGSDSTRVELDLDGTSSVDLIARQLGLAPPPDLADLASHQARLVRYAESHLSLKADGQRCTPKDAGNQRFSRAKNRLYLRLGYHCPWAPKQVVLESRLFTDESTPHQILGGVHRAGRYQRSLLAPQQPVAFTTDSLPLAESAPHTFRMATPPASAGVALANARAAPAADPDAVSVPPPPKQPTGLSFSAFLGEGWRHILGGYDHLLFVFTLVLGAVSLRELTRWITAFTLAHSLSLALSALELVKVSPRLIEPLIALSIVWVGVETARGRRGHRRAGMVFAFGLLHGLGFGGALFELGLNRNDVATPLLGFNLGVELGQLVVVLPCFAVLAWQRKHHAKWNLPLRTWAGAVSSLVASIWFLERLVA, from the coding sequence ATGTGTTTCTGCGCCCGAAGCGTGCTGACGCTCCTCGGCGCGCTCTGCCTGAGCGTGCTGGTATTCACTCCAGCAGCACACGCTCATCCGAACGCGCTGAGCCGCGTCGACGTGTATCTCGGCTCAGACAGCACGCGCGTAGAGCTCGACCTAGACGGGACCAGCAGTGTCGACCTCATCGCGCGACAGCTCGGCTTGGCACCCCCGCCAGATCTAGCGGACCTGGCGTCCCACCAGGCGCGCCTGGTGCGCTACGCCGAATCACACCTCTCCCTGAAGGCGGATGGCCAGCGCTGCACACCCAAGGACGCAGGCAATCAACGCTTCAGTCGCGCAAAGAACCGCCTCTACTTGCGGCTCGGATATCACTGCCCCTGGGCCCCGAAGCAGGTCGTCCTCGAATCACGTCTGTTCACCGACGAAAGCACGCCCCATCAGATCCTGGGTGGAGTTCATCGAGCTGGACGTTATCAGCGGAGCTTGCTCGCCCCGCAGCAGCCCGTCGCCTTCACCACGGACAGCTTGCCGCTAGCAGAGTCTGCTCCTCACACTTTCCGCATGGCAACGCCTCCCGCGAGTGCTGGGGTCGCGTTAGCAAACGCGAGGGCAGCGCCGGCGGCTGACCCTGACGCGGTCAGCGTTCCTCCGCCGCCCAAGCAGCCGACGGGGCTGTCGTTCAGTGCTTTTCTTGGGGAAGGCTGGCGGCACATCCTGGGTGGCTACGATCACCTGCTATTCGTGTTCACTCTAGTACTGGGCGCCGTGAGCCTGCGCGAGCTCACCCGCTGGATCACCGCATTCACCCTCGCGCACAGCCTGAGCCTGGCGCTCTCTGCACTCGAGCTGGTGAAGGTCTCGCCGCGTCTGATTGAGCCGCTCATCGCACTCTCCATCGTCTGGGTGGGAGTGGAAACCGCGCGTGGTCGCCGCGGTCACCGCCGCGCGGGCATGGTATTCGCGTTTGGTCTGCTGCACGGATTGGGCTTCGGCGGCGCTTTGTTCGAGCTGGGGCTCAACCGAAACGACGTGGCAACACCGCTCCTCGGATTCAACCTTGGCGTCGAGCTCGGGCAACTCGTGGTCGTCCTCCCTTGCTTCGCCGTTCTGGCTTGGCAGCGCAAACATCACGCGAAGTGGAACCTCCCCCTGCGCACCTGGGCAGGCGCCGTCTCGAGCTTGGTAGCGAGCATCTGGTTCCTTGAGCGACTCGTGGCATGA